From Bacillota bacterium, one genomic window encodes:
- a CDS encoding branched-chain amino acid ABC transporter permease, whose translation MAAGGRVGQAGGSASVNLTPLIVSFLVFYGLYFILSLSLNLEYGYAGQPNFGKVFFYSVGAYTAGAVSAHVLRWVSFGPMGEALGLQPVMDICSAAAAVVRERLAAEHPGLMAAIFIGSLLLAAVIGAAAGYLLSYPALRVREVYLAMVLLIVAEISRSYVRANSAIACGAHGLVGIPNPLLWVGDPGLRGYLYAAVVLVIAGLMYAIAERLANSPFGRVLKAVRDDELAAQVLGKRVAQVKGQVMAIGSAMAAVAGVLYAFHVQFVGAEDFIPVITFHALAMVILGGAANNKGVALGALILTAVDRMSRTSFLALFGIQPAFDVNYLRYVIIGALLVVLIMFRPQGLVPERPVQTPAVEVFARRGSA comes from the coding sequence GTGGCGGCCGGCGGGCGTGTTGGCCAAGCGGGGGGCAGTGCGTCCGTGAACTTGACGCCGCTCATCGTCTCGTTCCTGGTCTTCTACGGGCTGTACTTCATCCTGTCCCTCAGCCTCAACCTCGAATACGGCTATGCCGGGCAGCCCAACTTCGGCAAGGTCTTCTTCTATTCGGTCGGCGCCTACACCGCCGGGGCCGTGAGCGCCCATGTGCTGCGCTGGGTTTCCTTTGGGCCTATGGGAGAGGCGCTTGGGCTGCAGCCGGTCATGGATATCTGCTCCGCGGCGGCCGCTGTGGTCCGGGAGCGCCTGGCAGCCGAGCATCCGGGCCTCATGGCGGCGATCTTTATCGGCTCGCTGCTGCTGGCGGCCGTCATCGGTGCGGCGGCCGGGTACCTGCTGTCCTACCCGGCGCTGCGGGTGCGGGAAGTGTACCTGGCCATGGTGCTGCTCATCGTGGCCGAGATCAGCCGCAGCTATGTGCGGGCCAACAGCGCCATCGCCTGCGGGGCGCATGGGCTGGTGGGGATTCCCAACCCGCTCTTGTGGGTGGGTGACCCCGGGCTCCGGGGCTACCTCTATGCGGCGGTGGTGCTGGTCATTGCCGGATTGATGTACGCGATCGCCGAGCGGCTGGCCAACTCGCCCTTCGGCCGGGTGCTCAAGGCCGTGCGCGACGATGAGCTGGCAGCGCAGGTGCTGGGCAAGCGGGTGGCCCAGGTCAAAGGCCAGGTGATGGCCATCGGGTCCGCCATGGCGGCGGTGGCTGGGGTCCTGTACGCGTTTCATGTGCAGTTTGTGGGCGCGGAGGACTTCATCCCCGTCATCACCTTCCACGCCCTGGCGATGGTGATCCTGGGCGGTGCGGCCAACAACAAGGGCGTGGCCCTGGGTGCCTTGATCCTGACAGCCGTCGACCGCATGAGCCGCACATCGTTCCTGGCCCTGTTTGGCATCCAGCCGGCCTTTGACGTCAACTACCTGCGCTACGTCATCATCGGGGCGCTGCTGGTGGTGCTCATTATGTTTCGGCCTCAGGGGCTGGTGCCCGAGCGGCCTGTGCAGACCCCGGCCGTGGAGGTGTTTGCCCGCCGTGGCTCTGCTTGA